From the genome of Pseudarthrobacter sp. NIBRBAC000502772:
AGGTACTGGCGCCACCGGCGGATGTCGGCCGGCGTAGGCTGCGGCGCGGATGGATGGGGTTCCGCGGGCCGGGCTTGGCTGGGATTGGGGTGCTGAGACACGCAAGGCTCCTGTGCTGGATGGGCATGGTTCGGCCCCATTGCAACGCCCAGCTTACCGCGGAATTCCGCGGATTTTCGGCTGGCTGCCCTCAGTGCGGAGTTTCGGTTTCCCTCAAAATTCCGCGGTCTGCCGCGTGTGCCCGGACGGGTTGCGCCGGCTCTTGACCGGGCCCACCGGCGGTGCTGTGATGAAGGAGTGGCGTCCGCCTGCGCCCACCGGCGGCGCCCATCAACAAAGCACGTCAGGCGAACAAACGGAGGTCGAATCATGAGCACCACCGGACAGCACCCGGACATGCCGCACCTGGAATCTGTTGAATCGGATCCCGCTTACGACTACGCCGAGGACGTCCCCGTCAGCGTGGACGACTGGGACGCCGAGGACGAATTCCTGGACGCCGAAGAGGTGGTGGTTCCCACGCCCCCGGTGGCAGTCGACGCCGAGGAGCGCGTGGTTCCACTCGATGAGGACGAGTTCCGCGGAACCGAATAGAACGAACGACGGCGGCACTCCGGTTCGCGGGGAAGCGAAGGGGAGTGCCGCCGTCGTACTTAACTCAGTGAAGCTGCGGGCTCAGTGGCCGCCGGTGATCGAGCCTGTTATCTCCGGTGATCGAGCCTGTCGAGATTAGTGGCTCGAGTGGCTGGCGACCGGGTGGGCCTCCATGGGCAGCTCTTCGGTGACTGCTCCTGCGACCCGCTTCTCCCAGGCCTCGCGGACCTCGGGGTCCGTGGGAGGCGTGAGCAGCGAGATCACGATGTACGAAACCAGCGAGGCGCCGAGGCCCCAGTAGATGGGTTCGTTGGCGTAGACGCCGTCAACGCTGGGGATGACCCCTGCGGCGTACATGATCAGCAGTGCCAGGGTAAGGACCGAGCCAACGGCCATGGACCAGGCGGCTGCAATGCCAGTGCCGCGCTTCCAGACCAGGCCGCCGAGGATGGCCACCAGCAGGCCGCCCACCAGGATGTCGTAGGCGATGGTCAGTGCCACCACGACGTCCTGTGCCGCCATGGAGATCAGCACAGCCACGATGCCCAGGCCCAGGACCCAGTAACGGTTGGCCTTGACGTCGTGCTCGGGGTTTTCGGTGTCGTCGGTGTTGATCGTCTTGCCGAACCAGCTGGCCACGAACGGCACCACGTCGGCGCGGGCCACCGTGGCGGCGGCGATGAGGGCGCCGGAGGCGGTGGACATCATGGCGGCGACTGCGGCGGCCATGACCAGGCCGCCGATGCCGATCGGCAGGATCTGGGTGGCGACCTCGGCGTAGACAACGTCCTTGCCGAGGTTGGCGACGTCGATGTCGGGTAGGGCCACGCGGGCGGCCAGGCCGATCAGGGCGCCGGCGACGCCGTACAGGATGCAGTAGACGCCGGCCGTTGCGCCGCCCCAGCGCGCCACGGTGGGGGTCTTGGCGGTAAAGACGCGCTGCCAGATGTCCTGGCCGATGAGCAGGCCGAGGGTGTAGACCACGAAGTACGTGATGATGGTCTGCATCCCGATGCCATCGAGCTGGAAGAAGCTGGCGTCAACGCGGCTGCGGATGCCGTCGAAGCCGCCGGCGGCGTTGAGCGTGAACGGCAGCATCAGGGCGAAGATGCCCACGGTCTTGATGATGAACTGCACCTGGTCGGCCAGGGTGATGGACCACATGCCGCCGATGGTCGAGTAGACCAGGACGATGGCGCCGCCGACTGCGATGGCGAGCCAGCGCTCCCAGTCGAACAGGACAACGAAGATGGTGGCGTAGGCGCCGGTGGAGGTGGCGCAGAGCATCAGGGTGTAGGCCAGCATCACGATGCCGGAGGTCTGGGTGGCGCGCTGGCCGTAGCGCAGGCTGAGCATCTGGGAGACCGTGTAGATCTTCAGCCGCTGGATGGTGCCGGCGAAGAGCAGGCTCAGGAGGAGCACACCCGCGCCGATGGCGACCACCAGCCACATGCCGGAGATGCCGAACTTGTAGCCCAGGCCGACGCCGCCGACGGTGGAGGCACCTCCCAGGACGACGGCGGCCATGGTGCCGGTGTAGAGCAGGGGGCCGAGGCGGCGGCCGGCAACCAGGAAGTCGCTGTTGTTCTTGGTGCGGGACTTGCCCCACCAGCCGAAGGCCAGCATGGCGATGAGGTACACCACCACGATGGCGATGTTGACGAAGTTAGCGTCCATTTGGGGCTCCTTGGAGCTGATCTGCAGTGTTTCTGGAATCCCGGCGGCGCTGCTGGGGAAGCCGGTATTCCGCTGCTCTTGTGGAATTGGGAGGAAGAGTTCATGAAATATTGCCTCAGGGGCAACACTTGTTGCCTAAAAGAGTATGCTGTGACCGACGCAACAGTCAAGGTCCGGCCGCACTGCCTGGTGTTCGCTGCCGTGGTTGCCGTGTCACGTCTGCTGCTGGCCATTAGGATTGCTCCAGAGATGGGGCCGCACCGCCGGCCACGAAAGGTCTGCACATGAAGGCACTGCCAGTTGAGCCGAGCAACGTTCCCGTTGCCATCGGTTCCCGAATCCGTGCCGCCCGGCAGTCGCAGCGGCTGACCATCGAGCAGGTTGCCGACGCCACCGGCCTGACCAAGGGCTTCCTCAGCCGCGTGGAACGTGACCTTACGTCGCCGTCGGTCGCGTCCCTGGTGACCCTGTGCCAGGTCCTGTCCATCTCCATTGGCGACCTGTTTGTGGCCCCGGAAACCCACCTGACTAAACGGGACGAAGGCCCACGGATCTCCCTGGGCGGCGAAGGCATCGTGGAGCGGCTGCTGACCGCCCGTTCCGAACGGCGCATCCAGATCATCCAGGCCGTCATCGAGCCGCATGGCCGCGGCGAGGCTGAGCTTTACGCCGTGGACTGCGACGTGGATGTGCTCCATGTGATCAAGGGGCGCATCCGGCTGATCCTGACCAACGAGGAATACGAGCTCAGCACCGGCGACACCGTGACCTTCCCGGGCCGCGAACCGCATACGTGGGTCAATCCCACCGACGAGGCCGTCGAGGTTCTCTGGGTCCTGGTCCCCGCCGCCAGCCGGTAGGTTGCTGATTCCCGCTCGCCAGCGTTGCTGCGCTCCTGCCCGGCGGAGCATCCGCACGCCGTCGTCCTGGTCCGCGTGGGCGAGCCGGACATGCGACTCCATGCCCATCAGGGGTTCGCCGTCCTTGCCCTTGATGGTGAAGTCCGGGGCGGTGAATTCCTTGCCGCCGGAGAGCGGCGCGCCTTCGGATTTTGTCCGCCCGATCAGCAGTTCCTGTTCCCGCAGCGACGTGCGGTCCCAGATTTCGATCTGCATCCGGATCCGGGGCGCCACCAGGTAGCTGCCGCCCTGCATCCAGGCTTCCTCCGGGCGGGAGGCTTCCCCGGCCCAGACGTGCTCCGTCAGCAGCTCGGTGTCTTCGGCCTTGAGGTTGTTGGTGCCGTCCTTGAAGCCGAACAGGTTGCGGGGGGTTTGCTGGCTCCGGGAAGTGGACGCGGTACGGCCGAACCCGAGCTGGGACCAGTTGACAGAGTATAACGCGCTGCGGATCCACACTTCCAATCCGGCCCGTAGCGCTTGCGGGCCACTGCCTCTTTGCGTCAGGGGCGGATCAGGAAGGACTCGACTTTTCCGGGATCCCTTTCGATGACGGGTTCCAGGATGGCATCGATCCTGGTCAGGAGGTCGGCTTCCAGTTTCACTCCGACTGCGGTGGCGTTGTCCACGAGCTGTTCCGGGCGTGAAGCTCCGACGATGGCGGCAGAGACGTTGGCGTTCTGAAGGACCCAGGCCAGCGCGAGGGCCGCCATGGACAGGCCTGCTTCCTCGGCGAGGGGTCTGAGCTGCTGGACGCGGGCAAGAACGTCGTCGCCGAGGTAGCGGTGGTCGGTCTTGAGGGCGCCGTCATCCGTGGTGAACCGCGATGCGGACGGTGCGGGCTGCCCGGGCACGTACTTGCCGGTGAGGACGCCCTGGGCCATGGGTGACCAGCAGATCTGTCCAAGTCCCAGTTCCTCGCTGACGGGGACGATTTCTTCCTCGATGACGCGCCACAGCATGGAGTACTGCGGTTGGTTGGAGATCAGCTGGATGCCCAGTTCCTTGGCCAGCATGGCTCCCGCCCGGATTTCGTCCACGGTCCATTCGGACACCCCGATGTAGAGGGCCTTGCCCGCACGGACGATGTCCGCGAACGCCTGCATCGTCTCTTCAAGGGGCGTTTCATAGTCATAGCGGTGGGCCTGGTAGAGGTCCACATAGTCGGTCTGCAGGCGTTGCAGGGAGCCGTTGATGGACTCCATCACGTGCTTGCGGGACAGTCCGCGGTCGTTCTTGCCTTCACCGGTGGGGAAGTAAACCTTGGTGAAAATCTCCAAGCCCTCGCGGCGCACCCCCTTGAGTGCTTCCCCGAGGGCCGTCTCCGCTTTGGTTCCTGCATAGGCGTCGGCTGTGTCGAAAGTGGTGATGCCCAAGTCCAGTGCCTGGCGGACGCAGGCCGTGGCGGCTTCCTGGTCGATCTGCTCTCCATGGGTGACCCAGTTGCCGTAGGCGAGTTCGCTGATGTACATGCCGGATGAGCCGAGTTTGCGGTATTCCATGTGCAGTTCCTTCGATTGTGGGTTTGCTATCCGACGTGCCTTTGGAGTCTGTTTTTGCTACGCAGCGGCCGCGGCGGCGCCGTGCTGCCACGGACGACCAGCGTGGCCGTGATGGTCAGCGAGCCGGCCGCAGGGTCGGTAGCTTGGAGGTCGGTAGCGTGGAGGTTGGCGAGCAGGAGCCGTGCGGCCTCGCTGCCCTGCCGCGCGACGGAGTGGTCCATGGTGGTCAGGTCAAGAAGTTCGGCGAGTTCATGGTTGTCGAATCCGATCACTGACACATCATCAGGGATGCTGATTCCCGCATCGCGAAGTGAGCGCAGAGCGCCGAAGGCCATTTCGTCGGAGGCAACAAACACTGCAGTGGGTGGGTTGCCCGCGCACAGGAGTTTGGCCATGGCGGCTGACCCTCCGGATACGGTGTTCTCGTCGAAGACTTCATTGCCGGGATCCGGCTCGAGTCCCGCCTCCGCAAGGGCATCGCGGTAGCCGAGGTGCCGTTGCGCGGGTGGAACACCGCCCAGCGTGCTGCCGACCTGTTCCTGGATTCCGATGAAGCCGATCTGTTCATGTCCCAGGTTCAGCAGGTGACGCACCGCCGACAGGCCGGCAGCCCTGTCCTCCACGCTTACGCCGGCAAGCCCCGGCTGATTGGACCCCAGAACCGCGATCGGCAGTCCCTGCCTGTCCAGCGCCGCCAGTTCTTGCGGACTGGGCTGCAGGGCGAGGATGAGGACACCATCAGCGCGGCCGGCCAGCCCGGGCCCGGCGAAGAAACGATCCCGGGAGCCCGGGTCAGCCAGTTCGTAGAGAAGCACGTCATACCCTGCCTCGCGGAGCACGTTGCCTGCAGAGCTCAGGACCTGGCCAAAGAACCATTTTGACAGGCTGGGGGTCAGAATCGCCACCGTTCGCGTCTTTCCGGTGGCAAGCCGGGATCCGGCCAAGGAAGGAACATAGCCCAACTCCAAGGCAATCCTTTGCACGCGCTTGCGAGTCTCGATCGAAATGCCAGGAATATCGCGAAGGGCGCGGGAAACCGTAGACACTGAGACGCCAGCACGTTCGGCGACGGTTTCCACGGAAGAAGGCATGGGCATAAAATTAGCTTCTTTTACAGAAATTCGCAAGCGCTTGCGATGCTTCACCCAGCGGAAGAGTTTCGCCGCTGCCCGTTCCAATCGCAGTCCAGGGATCGACAAAAGTCGCGGGCCGCTTTCGGTCGCCGGGACGTTCCAGGAAATCGAGCCGGGCAAGCGCATCGTGTTCACCTGGGGCTGGGAGTCCGCCACGGACCTGCCCGGCGACCACTTCCTGGGACGCCTGGTCGCGGAGGCGTCGACGGATTCCGGTGCCGGCCCGGACGAATGGTCCGCTGCCCCGGACCCCATCGACCACCTCATCGCCGCCGACGCGTCGCTGGCAGTCCTCCTGGGGGTCCTGCGTAAGCTCACCCCGGAAGACCGGGAAAAGCCGACGCCGTGGCGGTGGCATGGGTCCTGGCGAACCCGAACGTGTTCCCATCAACTTTGGGACGCGATCACCGGTCTCTGCCCTGTTCTCAGCTCGACAAGGTTGAGGAGCGGCGGTGAGGGTGGTGTTGTAAACAACTGATGCGCATAAGAAAACTCCAGGGTATGATGGCTGTCACACCCGCCGATCAATCCTCGAAGGAGAGGCTCATCTTGAAAGAGCTGCGCATCGAAGCCAACGGCAACCTTGGCCCCATCGATTCATCCCGTATCCCGCGCTATGCCGGCGCTGCAACCTACGCCCGCCTGCCGCGCCTGGACCAGGTGGCCAAGGCTGACGTGACGGTGGTGGGAGTGCCCTTCGACTCGGGTGTTTCGTACCGCCCGGGTGCCCGTTTCGGGTCCAACCACATCCGGGAAGCGAGCCGCCTGCTCCGGCCCTACAACCCGGCCTGGGACGTCAGCCCGTTCGAAAACATCCAGGTGGCTGACGCCGGCGATATGGCGGTCAACCCGTTCAACATCAACGAAGCCATCGAAACCATCCAGCAGAACGCCTTGGACCTCACCGCGGCCGGCAGCAAGCTGGTGACGCTCGGCGGGGACCACACCATCGCCCTGCCGCTGCTCCGTGCGGCTGCCGAGCGGGCAGGCGGGCCCATTGCCATGCTGCACTTTGACGCCCACCTCGACACCTGGGACACCTACTTCGGCGCTGAATACACCCACGGCACCCCGTTCCGCCGGGCCGTTGAGGAAGGCATCCTGGACACGGAAGCGATCAGCCACATCGGCACTCGCGGCCCGCTCTACGGCAAAAAGGATCTCGACGACGACCACCGCTTCGGGTTCGGCATCGTCACGTCCGCGGACGTCTACTACCAGGGCGTCCTGGAGACCGTTGCCAAGGTCCGCGACCGGATCGGCAACCGCCCGCTCTACATCTCCGTGGACATCGACGTCCTGGACCCCGCACACGCCCCGGGCACCGGAACCCCCGAGGCCGGCGGCATCACCAGCCGCGAACTCCTGGAGATCATCCGGGGCTTCCGCGGCATGAACCTGGTGGGCGCCGACGTCGTCGAGGTTGCTCCTGCCTACGACCACGCCGAAATCACCGGCGTGGCAGCCAGCCATGTGGCCTATGAACTGATCACCCTGATGGCGGACAATGCTGTTGAAGGTGACCGGTTCGGGACCGCCAACGGCTACGCCGCGCAAGCTCTCGGCCAAGAAGCCCGCCAACCTGCCGGTTTCGCCGCCGGAACCAAGGAGTAGCCACCATGATTGATTTCGATCCGGGCACAGCAGCACCTACCAAGGGGACCAGCCAGCGCAA
Proteins encoded in this window:
- the speB gene encoding agmatinase; the encoded protein is MKELRIEANGNLGPIDSSRIPRYAGAATYARLPRLDQVAKADVTVVGVPFDSGVSYRPGARFGSNHIREASRLLRPYNPAWDVSPFENIQVADAGDMAVNPFNINEAIETIQQNALDLTAAGSKLVTLGGDHTIALPLLRAAAERAGGPIAMLHFDAHLDTWDTYFGAEYTHGTPFRRAVEEGILDTEAISHIGTRGPLYGKKDLDDDHRFGFGIVTSADVYYQGVLETVAKVRDRIGNRPLYISVDIDVLDPAHAPGTGTPEAGGITSRELLEIIRGFRGMNLVGADVVEVAPAYDHAEITGVAASHVAYELITLMADNAVEGDRFGTANGYAAQALGQEARQPAGFAAGTKE
- a CDS encoding LacI family DNA-binding transcriptional regulator translates to MPSSVETVAERAGVSVSTVSRALRDIPGISIETRKRVQRIALELGYVPSLAGSRLATGKTRTVAILTPSLSKWFFGQVLSSAGNVLREAGYDVLLYELADPGSRDRFFAGPGLAGRADGVLILALQPSPQELAALDRQGLPIAVLGSNQPGLAGVSVEDRAAGLSAVRHLLNLGHEQIGFIGIQEQVGSTLGGVPPAQRHLGYRDALAEAGLEPDPGNEVFDENTVSGGSAAMAKLLCAGNPPTAVFVASDEMAFGALRSLRDAGISIPDDVSVIGFDNHELAELLDLTTMDHSVARQGSEAARLLLANLHATDLQATDPAAGSLTITATLVVRGSTAPPRPLRSKNRLQRHVG
- a CDS encoding helix-turn-helix domain-containing protein, with amino-acid sequence MKALPVEPSNVPVAIGSRIRAARQSQRLTIEQVADATGLTKGFLSRVERDLTSPSVASLVTLCQVLSISIGDLFVAPETHLTKRDEGPRISLGGEGIVERLLTARSERRIQIIQAVIEPHGRGEAELYAVDCDVDVLHVIKGRIRLILTNEEYELSTGDTVTFPGREPHTWVNPTDEAVEVLWVLVPAASR
- a CDS encoding sodium:solute symporter, coding for MDANFVNIAIVVVYLIAMLAFGWWGKSRTKNNSDFLVAGRRLGPLLYTGTMAAVVLGGASTVGGVGLGYKFGISGMWLVVAIGAGVLLLSLLFAGTIQRLKIYTVSQMLSLRYGQRATQTSGIVMLAYTLMLCATSTGAYATIFVVLFDWERWLAIAVGGAIVLVYSTIGGMWSITLADQVQFIIKTVGIFALMLPFTLNAAGGFDGIRSRVDASFFQLDGIGMQTIITYFVVYTLGLLIGQDIWQRVFTAKTPTVARWGGATAGVYCILYGVAGALIGLAARVALPDIDVANLGKDVVYAEVATQILPIGIGGLVMAAAVAAMMSTASGALIAAATVARADVVPFVASWFGKTINTDDTENPEHDVKANRYWVLGLGIVAVLISMAAQDVVVALTIAYDILVGGLLVAILGGLVWKRGTGIAAAWSMAVGSVLTLALLIMYAAGVIPSVDGVYANEPIYWGLGASLVSYIVISLLTPPTDPEVREAWEKRVAGAVTEELPMEAHPVASHSSH
- a CDS encoding aldo/keto reductase family protein, with the protein product MEYRKLGSSGMYISELAYGNWVTHGEQIDQEAATACVRQALDLGITTFDTADAYAGTKAETALGEALKGVRREGLEIFTKVYFPTGEGKNDRGLSRKHVMESINGSLQRLQTDYVDLYQAHRYDYETPLEETMQAFADIVRAGKALYIGVSEWTVDEIRAGAMLAKELGIQLISNQPQYSMLWRVIEEEIVPVSEELGLGQICWSPMAQGVLTGKYVPGQPAPSASRFTTDDGALKTDHRYLGDDVLARVQQLRPLAEEAGLSMAALALAWVLQNANVSAAIVGASRPEQLVDNATAVGVKLEADLLTRIDAILEPVIERDPGKVESFLIRP